GAACGCCCGCTAGCCCGCCATCCCCACCATGTCATTGAAACGCCGCATCCTCCTGTTGACCATCCTGCCCCTGCTGCTGATGGCGGGGGTCATCGGCCTGGCCTGGTGGAAGTCCGCGGAGATGGCGCAGACTCAAAGCCGCCTGTTCCGGGAACGCCTGGTCGAGGCGTGGCAGGACGAACTGCGCCGCCTGCTCGACCTGGCCGGCAGCACCATAGCCCCGATCCTGACGCAGGCCGCGTTGCACCCGGAGAAGGACCCGGCGTCCGCCCAGGCCGAGGTCAAACGCATCCTCACCGACTTGCACTTCGGGGCCGACGGCTATTTCTTTCTCTACGACGCGATCGGGGTCTGCCTGGCCCACCGTCTCAAGCCGGACCTGGTGGGCAAGACCCTCCTGGACCACC
The DNA window shown above is from Candidatus Thiodictyon syntrophicum and carries:
- a CDS encoding cache domain-containing protein yields the protein MSLKRRILLLTILPLLLMAGVIGLAWWKSAEMAQTQSRLFRERLVEAWQDELRRLLDLAGSTIAPILTQAALHPEKDPASAQAEVKRILTDLHFGADGYFFLYDAIGVCLAHRLKPDLVGKTLLDHRDGRGCYLVRELLAVAAHGGGRIYEDQDTLGCYVLAALQPGDPGGGFLRYR